Within Anopheles nili chromosome 3, idAnoNiliSN_F5_01, whole genome shotgun sequence, the genomic segment gtttttacTGCTCCCCGCAGTCTCATTATTGCACTACTGTAATTAGTTTCCTCGGGTTTGGCTCAATCTTCTACGCCTCGGTGAGCTTCGCTCCTCTCAAGGATATGCTGCTCTGGCTCTCTTCACTCTGATGATCAGGAGCTTCACGTCGGCGAGAAAGGCTTACTACACGCCCAGACGCCCAAGCGCGGTCTGGGCAGAAGCTCCTCGCGAGTCCACCGACTCGTCCTGGAAGAGACACATTCCGGGTGAAAATGGCACTGGGAAAAACTTCTTAATTTCGTTCCTTCCGTTTGCTCGCCTCCGTGTGGgaacgggaaaggaaaattgcatCAGCAGAGCACCCCGTCATAGTGGGTGTGAGCGAGCTAAAGAGATCAGATCAGGTTTGGGTCTCATTTATCTGTGATAGCGCTTTTCGTCGGCGCCCGTCGGATAaatccgtttccgttccgttccgtttggcacacaacaccaccaccaccccggTGGTGGCAGTTTCGGGTCTGACAAGAGGTCTGTGGCTGCTTCTCGGGTTAGGAGTCGGGTTATTAAAGAGCGAAgaggatcatcatcatcatcaccatcagagGTCCACCAGCCCCGTTAGAAGCACTGAGATTGAAAACGGTTGCCGGCATCTGTCGTCCATCCTGACGACGGCCCTCGGGTTGTGTCACCCTGAACCCAAATAAGCAAAGAAACGCCTCTTCTCTCGACATTCATTCaccaacaattttttttcttcttcttcttcgtgcCATTCCAGACCGGATGCAACGCTGCAGGCGATCGTGTACAAGCTGGTGCCGGGTCTGTACGAGAACGAGCTGCTCCAGCGGCGGGCCTTCTACCGGCTGCACCCGGAAATGGCCGCCTTCGCGACACCGGAACAGCGCGGCGAAAACACCGAGTATCTCATCTTTAGCCCGAGCGAGAAGATATCGCTTTCGCTGGAGTACGCGGAAAAGTAAGTAAAATTGTGCtcttctttctcactctctcgctctctccttcACGCTCTCGATCgcattttctccacccggACCCAGAGTTCGTTCGAGAATCAATTTTCATCTcattaatttttgtgtttgtgcaaaaCCGCCTTCGGGCCTGCTCCGCCACCGTAACTCTGCTGACACTTGCGTTTCCTGttctgtgtgggtgtgttcgAACTCATCGCTGCCTGCGAAGTGTCCCTGTTCCCCGTTCCGGTTGGAGGTTCCTTCTGATGACGGATTTCTCTCACCGCCGGATCGCACCAAATTGCCGAAATAATATATTGATCTTTGGTGTCCTTTCTCCCGCTTGCAATAGAGAAAACCGTAATCCCTTAATGATGGAGATGGAGAGAgttttggggggagggaaatCCACCCTCGAGAGATcctaccacccaccaccgatTGTGCTAATAAGGCAACGCGGATGATGGGATACGATTACACTCGCGCGCCGGGGGTTCATCGCCGGCGTAATTGTATATTTTATTCGCCCCACCCGCAAATCCCCCACCAAAAAGGACCGAAATCCGCGAAATTCGCGTGGACGAATAATTCATGAGCGATTTTGTGCGATCTTCTCTTATTGGCACCCCGGGAATCAGCGGCGAATCTGCTGACTGTCCCATTCGAAGACGTGCGCTGCTCGGGAGGGATGCAAAAGGGACGTGGACGTGGGTGGGAatgttgagagagagaggggaggaggtttgattattttgatTATATCGCAATTGAGAGCGCGATCACGGCGACATGGAATTCCTCGCGATAGGAAGCTGATGGCTCCAGGTTGGCTCCTCATATCGCGCCAATCCTCTTCCCAGTGGGGAagtgtatcgtttttttttgttaccttTTTGGTTGGATGTGCTCCTTTCCATCCCGTACAGCTCTCATCCTTCGTTCAATGTGCTAGGATCGATATTTGAGAGCCCGATTTTGGTCCTGGCGCGACCGAGTCGAAGAAAGGATGGCATTCTCGGGCCCAGCGGAAGGACgcacaatcaaacaaacttCCCTGATGCCTGGTGTCGATGGTCCAACCAGCCAGCGAAGACGATTTCGCACGGTGCCGGGTCCGGTTGGTTCAaacacaccaaccaaccgccCAAGCAGGAAAGACACACGAGTCTTTTGCCTCCCCAGACGGACGTGTCTTCAACACGGTATTTTCCTTAATTTGAGTTTCCTCTTCACGTTCGGTAAATACCAATGAATCACCCTCGGGTTTTCACAGGCCGGCGGCCCCCAACGTCGTCGTCTCGGTTGGAAAACCCAGGTTCTTGCTTCTGGTCGTTCCTTTctcctttctcgctctctctctctctcactctgtttGCTCACTCGTCGGGCGTGCGAGCTATTTCGGATCGACAATAACTATTAGCCCAACCCCCGCCAGAGTGCGGTGCGCCATCCTTCCACTTTTCACTTATGTCTcggaaaccaccaccagcgtccGAAGATAAACCTTCCGGAATGAAAATTTACCGAAAATTTCCACACGCCCGGCCGTGTGCGCATAGTGGCGCGAAAGGAGGAATATCCCGGCTGTGCGAGAGTACGTGCGAATTGTGTCCGGTAACCGTTTGCGCACGGTGATTTCCTTTCTTCTTGAAGCACTCCCAAGGCTccggcttccggttccggtcgagGGAAAAGTGTCTGGGAAACGCGAAAATTATTGCCGTCGATAATTTATATCGTCAGCTTTCTCGACTTCCTGCTGCGAGGGGGCCACCATCGTCATCACTCGCCCACCCACCTAAAAACGGGGGTTCTTCTTCATTAGAGTGCTCGTTCTCCACCCCcgcttcgtgtgtgtgtgtgtgtgtgtattcccCAACCGTGGCGTGTTTCCGTGCTTCGTTAAACTCGCCCGCTTGAGAAAATTGTCCGCAAATTCCCCAATAATTGCGTTTGCTCTCGAGTGTGCGGAGCCTGTCCAAGCGGAAAAATGAcagcgggggaaaaaaagggtcctcTGTTCTAATCGTTTACCTTTTctttcatccacccacccactaggGAACTGGCGGAGGAAAGCGAAGAGCTGCTGAAGGCAAAGTACCTGCTCTGCCCGGCCGTGTTCTCGATCGCGCTGCTAAAGAAGTTCATCATCTACAAGTACGGCATCTCCGAGCGGCAGTTTTGCGTCGAGATCATGTACAAGGTGAAGACGATCACTCTGCCGGATTACTACACGCTGATGGACGTCGCTTACATCTACACCTGGAAGCGGGTAAGTTTGAAAACCTGGTGTACCGATCTCACCGGTCgttggttgcattttgtcaTGCGGTTTTGCATCATTTTGGattcgatgtttttttcttttctcgcctATCTTCCTGAATCAGGACGCACCAATGAAGTTCTACTATCGCATCCGCACgacggaatcgaacccggtcGAGCTGCCGGAAGTTCCGTTGCGTCGTTCGCCGAGTCTCGTAACAACGGGCAAGCAACGTTCGACCACGGACGAAGACGAGGAGGACGATAAAGAGAACGTGCGTGATCTCGCGCGTGTGGGATCGGAAGTGGTTACTTTACCTAGCGAAAGTGACGGcaacacgagcagcagcagcagctgctgcagcagtagCACCACAAACCGGCGTCGTCTGGAAGAGACACAACCGGCGGAAGTGGCCACTAAATCGCTGCCACAGGACACGCTGGCAGTATCGCCTGCCACTCCAGCGCGCAAAAACGAATCGATCAAGCTAAAGATCGGATTGAACAAGAACAAGTACGTCAGCATCCTGGCGAGTCCGCAATCGGACGTCCCGAGTAATGCGGGTGCAACGGCATCACCGGGCGTCGGACGACCGCATAAATCCCAGAAAGCGAAACGCAAACGTGCGCtagcagcagccgccgcagcAGCCGCCGGTGGTGCCTTGCATCAGATTGAAGGAAACCCGCGCCAGCTCAAGATCAAGATCGAGAAGATCAAGGATGTCGGGCTGGTAAGCAGCAGCATGAGCAAGCGGGAAGCGAAGAATGCGAAGAAGCAACACCAGCTGGCAatggcggcggcagcggcatCCGCAGCCACCGGTGGTGCTCCGTACAAGGTTGAGCTGAGTCCTGGCGTCAGAGAATCGTCGCAGGATCACGAACGCGATTCGAAGCGTCTGCACGGATCCTCGAAGGGTTCGTCGTCCACGCCGTCCTCGGGCAAGGTGAAGGTGAAATCTCCGAAGAGCGgtaaaagcagcaacagcagtggTGGCACCAGCAGCCCGGAAGATGTCAAGCACCCGATCGTGCTGAAGATCGACCAACGCAGTCCGGATATGGCAACGTCGACGCTCAAGTTCGGAATGCCACGAaaaccggcggtggtggacAAGAGCTCGACTCCGCCACCGttgccaccatcgccaccggcaGCACCAGCGGAGGTGAAGAAGTTCACGGACGAAAAATCGATGTTCCTGAACTCGTTCGATCTGGCGCCTATCAAAACCGAGGTGTCGTCTGAAGAAGCCAGTCGGCAGGATCGAAATTCTCCACCGAGTGGAACCGTGAGCCCGTCTAAGGTGTCTGTAGAGGACAATAAGGAAGTGAAAGTGTCCACTACACCTCCGAttccttctccttctgctGCGGCACCAAACACCAGCGAATTGGCCAGTGTCACCTCATCAACGACACTGGCAGCGGTTGATACGTTGACGATCACGAACACGTGGGTTGCTATGACAACGCCGACAACAACGccgacaacaacgacgacgacaacgacagcACATTCGTCAACGCCTCCATCAACACcgccaacaacgacgacggtggcacCCTCACCAACCAGCGGTGGACAGATGAAGCGCAAAGCGAAGGACACAGCCGGTGGCACGTCGCGTTCGGCATCGAAAAAACCCAAGCTTTCGGACGACGAAATGAAAGCGATCGTCGAGAAGAAGGTCGCCGAAAACATTCGCTCTCCATCGGAGCACCTCGCGCCACCAATGTTCATCATACCGAAGGTGCCACCAACGGGCAATGCCACCATTACACCTTCCGGAGCAGGTCCTGCCGGTGGTCGACAGTTATCACCACCGCTGCAGGGCAATCCAAACCCTCCATCCGTGCCATCTCCGCCAGTGTCCTATCCGAATCGTGATTCCCCGCGACCGTTCGCGTTCAAGACACCGGCAcctccagcaccaccaccaccaccaccaccgattgTGAGTGCCAGCAACATCCCTGCGGTCAAACCCTCGCAGCAGGTCCTTCCGGCACCTATCCCTCAGAAACCGATCGTAGCATCTCAGCCAGCGCCAGCCGGAGCGTCACCTAAACCAcgaccatcaccaccaaccgTTGCCCAATCGGTGGCAGGTCCAGTTCGACGACCCACGGCACCGTCAAAGTTGCCGACGTCGTCGACCAACAGTTCCCAGGTGCAGCTCAACGGTGGTTCCGGTGCAACCACACACAGCGTAccggctggtggtgggttAAACAGACTCCAGAAGCCGTTGGAACTGAAGTCCGCTCAAAGCAACCCGTCGATCAACATACTGCCCCCGCCAGCTACGTCCCCACCGGCATCGATTCCGACGAGCATTTTGGTGCATGACACCGAGATCAGTAAGCTGCGTCCGGAGGATCTCAAGAAGAATGTGAAGGTTTACGGACCGCCAACGTCGGTGGCGTCTGTTGTCGAACAGCAGCAATCTTCAAAGCCCGGCTCAGGCAAACCAGATGGAATTAGCTTTGCCGTTCCACAGAAGATGGCTCCGAAATCGTCGTCGACGGCGGTGGCCACCACAGGCACGGGATCTGCACCGacgaaacccaccaccggtggttctGCGACGGTTCAAGGTGTAAAGGCACGTCCGGTTAACTACCTGAACTACGCGATTTTCAACACTAAGGCGGCCGCAGCCGGCTCCCGGACACCGATTCCGTCGTACTCGACATCCTCCAGTTCCCCGAGCTACTCGCCCGACTCGCCCCAGTACAGTCCGAACCTCTCGAACATCGGCTCGAAACCGTTCAAGTACGCTAACCCGCTCGCCTACAACAGCCACCTGCAGAACATGCTGAACGACCGGAAGACCGgtccaccatcgccaccaacgtccaccatcaccaccatacCCGTTTCCTCTCCATCACCCCCACAACAATCGGTGTCCCCGCCAGCAGCACCCGCGCTGGCTCGCAAACGACCCGCGTCCGCACTCAGCCCGGACGGTCCAAAGTCCCCGGAATCGCAACCACCGGCCGAGAAAGCTGCCGCCCTACTCCAACAGATCCAGGATCCCCAGATCATGTCGAAGATCCCGTCCGCCCTGACAGTGTCCTTGTCGACGGCGGAAGAAGACATGGCGCGACAGATCGCACGCAAACGCCACGAAATCGATCCCAAGAACAACTTCATCGAGATCTTAAAGCTGCCGGAAGTGCCAATCACCGAGGTGAAGGTGACACTGTCCGTGATGCCACCGACGACTTCCAACAGCGTCACGACGACGATCGCGAGCGCTGGTTCGGCGTCGTCCTCACCGCAGGATCGCAGGTCTTCAATGGCGATGAAGGTCACTTCGGCACTTTCGGGTGGCGTCACGATGTCCactggccagcagcagcagcagcagcagcagttgggtggaaaaccagcGACGGCTCCACTCTCCACGGCCTCTGTCACCAGCGCAATCGGTGGAAGAGGTCCATCGGGTGTTGGAGCATCCGTGCCCTCGTCAAAAGCACCTGCCAGTCTCCCGGTGTCTACGAACGCCGCCACTGGCACGTTCCAGCGCAAGTACATGGAGGCGATGGTGGATAAATCGATGGAAACTAAAACCCCAACCCCGACCACCACCGGTAAGCAGCAACCGATCAAGCCACCGGTCGTTTCGAGGGTCTCCACGACGAAAGCACCTACGGCTGCTAATGCTTCGACCGCGGCCACGCCAACAAACTCCAAGTTTAAGCTCCCGAATGCGACCGTCCGCGAGGATGGTTCGATTAAGCTGAACAACTACCGCGAGGTAGATCTCATCCTGAAGAACATCCACTCGCAGAAACCGGCCCCGGTTCCGGCCATCGGTGCAGCGACACAGAACCGGATGTTGCCTCCGCAGACTCCCTCAACGAAGGTCCCGTCGACCACGTCCCCATCCGCGTCTTCGGTGCCGATCACTTCACGACCGATCGCAATCAACGGCCGTATGACAGGTCCTTCGCAACCGATCAATCGCCCATCGGCTCCCACCCACAGCGCGAGTTCCTTGGGCAAAGCGAAAACGACCACATCGCCGGCATCCTCGCCAGCGTCCACGACGCACATGCCCTCGATGGCGAGCATGGGTCCGATGTTCGACATTCAGATGAAATCGGACGCGATCGCGGCCACTAGTGGTGCTGTTGGTGGCACACCCACCAAGAAAACCTGCCCGGTGTCGTCTACAACGGGCAGTGGATCTTCCGTGGGATCGCTGGGAACGGTTCCTCGGCGCAAGTATGCCCCGACCAACAACAGCGCCTCGCTGGTGCCACTGGTTAAACCTACCCCAGCTCCGAAGATAACAGCCGCTGCAGTGATTGCAGCGGCCGTGGCAGCGGCGGCCGCGTCGTCATCGccgtcatcaccatcaccgtcaccgtcgccgtcgtccGTATCAACCGCCAGCGGGCCGAAGGGACAGTTGGGCGCTAGTTACGCCGATTTCATCACGCTTCACCCGCAAGGGTCAACCACACGCCACACCCAACAATCGGCCGCAGTTGCGGCCTCAGTTTCGGCCCCGATTTCGGCCTCGGTTTCGGCGGCTGCCTCGTCGTACCAGAACCAAAACTACTCGTTGAATTTGGTGAACGATGATTACTTTAGCCGTCAGTTAGCGCAGAACAGTCTCAGCCATCTGTACCCGGTGATCATGCAGCAGTACATGCAGCGTGCCGCTGCCGGCGGTATTGGACCGGATTCCGTGACGATCACCGCGTCGTCTATAGGCACCGGGCGGAACAGCGTGTCGCAGAACTCGCTCACGGTTACCGCGATTCCGCCCGGCACGTCGAGGGCGGGTGCTTCCGGTCGAGTGGGTGGTGCGGCCGGTCCTAACGTGAGTGGTCCGGGTGGGCCACGTTCCGGTGGAGCCGGCAGTGCAGGTCTCAATCCGGCGACATCCCGCAACAACGCCTCCTGAGTAATGCTGATCGAGCTGTAGAGTGCTTGTGGATAGGCGAGCCGGGAAacagagagagggagagggagggaggggttCCTGTTTGATCCTTGATCCTTGATCCCTTCTCCCTCTCTGCCTGTTTGTCGTAACCTGAGTAACACAAGCCGTACAGCCACGGAACAAAACCAGTGTGTCattgtttcttcatttttttttttgttatcgtaTGTAAAGGGCTGCTATGCTAGAGGCGAGATTAGAATGAGCCACATAAGGCCAGCGAGAGAACGCTAGCGTGTCGAAAAAGCAAACCAGACACCCAGGGCAGACTTTTTGGAAAGGGTTTGAACGAACGTCGTCACCCCCCTTATCCATATGTACAGTTGCCGTTGTTGAATGTTATGgatgtgggtttttttataATGTAAATTGATTGATGCACCCTTAGAAATTTAAGCAAAAACATCCGGCATAGCTGCTGACGAAGACAAGCTTCTGCGGGGGttgtttggggggggggggtgaaacccctcccccccaacGGAGGGAAACCACTAATGGGTCTCCCACACCCTACTAATTGATGTcgttttttcatgcttttatTGCGCACACGACGTTCCTAAGCCACGTTAGATTAGCTTCTACGATACACGCGCGTTGTTCTTAAGAGTTTAGTTTCCCtccggaagaaaaaaaaaacggagggAACGATGCCACTGGGGAGGGAGAGGCGTATGTTTCGAATTATTTCAATCATTAGCGAGTCCTCCCTGCTAAAATCGTCGTAGCGTCGTATTGACCTGTTACTGTATGcccgtttttcccattttgtaCTTTGTGAATTTTAACTGTACGTGTTGAATGGtaacgatgaaaaatggctaGGATATTAGTGTCTatgaaagagatagagagagagagagaaagagaaagagagaaagtaaCACGCACCCTTTtgtaaaaagaacaacaaaaaagacgaTGGTGCGTTCAATCATATCGCGTGTGCGtatcgccaccaccaccacggtcAATCGCAGGAGAGCTCTGGTGTCCTTTACCGCACCGCACGGGAACGGCTAAGActaaatttggtacataagcAATAAGGCGAACGGTCGCGGTAGTGATGGAGCGAGTTTGAATCATTCCCGACAAGGCGGAACGCAAACTCTACCCTATTTTATACACTTAAAGGTGGagtgcgaaatgaaaaaaactaCGAGCACAAATGTTCGTAGAAGAAAGAATAGACGAAACAATAGCGCTCGCACGCATACGAAAATAGTTACGGTAAGATAGAGAGTAAGGATCACAATTAGACGGTAAGACGTTACGgttaaaatggtaaaaagttGAACACAAAACGAATTAACGAAAGTACTCCCGTAACAGGagaaagtaaaaaacaaacgaacaaaacgatgAAGAAAGAGAGGAGAATCAACATGGTTAATAATGGGGAAACGATGAGTTGTGGATGGAGATGTGAACTAAAGAAGAACAATCAAAGAAGATATCGCAGAGTTCCTGAGGTGTGGGGTACGTTTGCGCCTAGCTGTAGTATGCGCGTAGTTATTATTGCTCTTActttgttacaattttttcTACTATTATGTCGTATCCTTGTTTCATATTTATCTAACACACTACCACCCTCGTAACATTTACACAATCGCCGTACGAGTACGGCTTAACTAGACTAGGGTGTAGCGAAAACGCACCAGAGAATTACATTTCCGAGAATTACAAATGTAGCAGCTTTCAGTGAAGTGTGTGAATGCCCCTCAAgtgcattaaaatttcatgttttgttacgtttttccttcattcacATGCTGTAGAGTGCGTTATCAGCAGAACGGGGAAGTgggcttatttttttgcttttctattatgcttttgctctccatttctttgttttgtatccCAGCCACCACCTATCTACCTAGCTACCTACCTGTAATACCTGTAATGTAATGTTTAAGCGAGCAGAGTCACTGGATGCTGGCACCgagggtgtgggtgtgtgggcgTAATTTAAAAGCATCCTCTCTTAGGTCCAGGCGTGTCATTATTATTACTATCGCTTACACAcgagcgcgcaaaaaaaaatgggtatTAATCGCGAAAAGCGGTTTATGGAGGAAGCTGTTTTTTGATACGAATGAAAttttgccccttttttgaGGTGAGGTCAGTAGAAGGGTGTTTTGTGGGTGGGCAAAATttaaggtaaaaaaaaaagaacaagtcGACCCCTTATCCTCAGACTACTAGCTGGAATTAGTCGACGGGATGTGCGCTCCGGAAAAGCTATATCcttaaatttataaatatatttctgTATACTATTACGTTTAAGACACGACAATGTGTATGTctacctgtgtgtgtgtacgtttgtgtgtgtgtgttatctATCTTAATCAACTGCGTTGGCGAGCGCCCATCACCTACCCTAGGTTCCCTTGGCCTcccttaaaaaaacacaacgttTCGTTAATGCTCTAAGTTCTAAGAGtaaatgtgtcctttttttgtgtaaatatGTCTACCTAATCGTAAGAAATCGCCTCCCAACGCCACAACGACACCGCGAGCGTCAGTCAGAAATAAATGCACATATTATTTTGAACATTATAAAACGAACACAACTCTTCTCGTACTTtcattttcgctctctcgctctctctccctctcgagCGCATGTTACACCGAAAtcaaggacgaaagaaaaccgGGAAACGACACCGGGAATGATGCCAGGTTTTTAGGAAGGATTGGCCCGTGATGGAACCGAGACGAAGGTTTAAAAAAAGGGGTGTCCTTCTGTCGGTTGTCTGCGGAACTGCCCTTCGCGCCGGAGCACAGGTAAAAGTGGACGCGTTTAATTGCCGTCGCAGAAAAGGGACCCCTTTTTGGAATGCAGTGGTTGTCGAGCTTGGGACGGGTTTAgttgggttatttttttttctttttctctcgcataTTAACGTTCTCGTTCATCTCGCCTACTTTGCTACGGTTGCATgcaaaggaagaaaaggaaaaaagaaagtaaatcCCTTAGGCAGTGGGGTACCGACCGGGTGTGTAGGGCTCGTGTCACCGCTTTTTCGCCACCCGTGACCCACGGCGGTACGAAACCGAGCAAATAAcgggtttccatttccattgccCGGGGTCAGCTGCGGGTATTTTCGCGCCAGCTTTTCaccgggtggtggtgcattcgttccagcatcatcatcatcatcatgcagcagcagcagcagcagcagcatcatttaTGCTTAATGCcttcttctcgttctctctcaaTCTTTTTGCCACTGCTTGGTTTAATAATTCTTTCGTTTCAGGGTTTCTCGCATCCGCATGAAAGCTTTTGATGTTCTCGGTACGTCCGAAGGAAAGGACGACCatccaaccacccacaccgcCACCGGGACACCCACAGAACAGGAGGTCGCGGTCGGAATAAACGAATGAACTCGAGGCGGTCCCAGGCTCTTTGGTCGCGTCGGTCGGTTTCTTTTGCGCGATTGATTCGCGTTAGACATGCGGGCCACAGCACCGTAATCAGTGTGTACCGGTGATTACCTGCAAATCTCACCCTCACCCGGGGGTGGCCACTTGACGCATTCGTACGCCATCTGAAGGGGGGCAAATAATGTTGGAATATTGTTTACGGTGACCATCCGTAATGGATTGGAGCCATCTAAAACGTGGGGGAGCCGATTCGAAAGGTACTCCCTCGAAGGGGAATAAGAACCCCGATCGGCGGGGgagttggaaaagaaaagcccctgTATTCTCCCCCGCCTTCAGTGCGTCCTTCGAGGGCTTCCCTTTTGTagtatgaaaaatgaactTTACCCGCGTCTTCTTGTCGGGCTTGTccggggggttgttttctagGTTTccggagggtgttttttttcttgcgcccGTTTGCTGCGGTTCTTCCGCAGTTTGCGGTGGAAGAAGGTGTCTTCAAGGCTTCGATGTTGCGCGTTTCTATGTTCCCCAACTCGATATCCTGCCAACGCTGCGTGGGGTGAGCTAGATATacttttttaatattaaagTTTGTGCGCTtaaagtatgttttttttccttcttctttcctCTActgcaacattttttttttgccccgcAAATTTGCCGCACATTCGTAAGGGGTTGTCCGAGCGGTTGCACGGTTTCGAAACCGCGTGGGTGGGATTTCTTTCGAACTTTAGCAAaccggaaaaaagaaaatacgccCCACGGGAGGGTGGACTCGTTCTTCGTTACGCGTGCTCGGTTGGGTAAGGATGCTTTTTggaacaacatcatcatcgtcagcgtGTGCCCCCAGTGCCTGGGTTTCCTGGCGGACTTTGTCGGGCTGAATTGAGTgtactgtctctctctctcagttaGCGGGAGTAATAGCGAGATAAGGAGTATTTTACGGTTTAAAGTGAAATCCTCCTTGGCGAGGATTTGGAGAGGTTTATATTGAGATTTTTTGTACTCGATCGAACACTACTTCACAAGCCCTCTTTAATCTTTCGAAAGCTGGTTTGCCTGGACGATGAAACAGGTGCCCGGGCATACATCGTTAGGTCAAAGGACCTCCGAAAGGGGACCAATAATCGTCCAGTTCCAAGCCCTGTGCCGCTCACGCTTTGCTACCCGCTTACTCTTTGACGCTTGCGATAAATTTccaatttcatttcccaaaATGTGAACCTTGAAAATTTGGGGTAGCGCAGGCTCAAGAGAGAGCATTAACCCCCCTTTAAACGGAATTTCGAGCCGCTCCCTTTCACGGCGCGATGATAAGCAGGAAACATGTTTCGAATTTTATGCTCCAAAACACACCTCCTCCAGGgcgtgtgaaggaaaaattccTCATTATTATTTGACACCCAACCCGACCATTCGCTCCCGGGTTCTCGCCACCCCAAAGGAGCCAACTCCCACACACCTTCAGACAGCTCGATGTTCGATAAAAATCGATTTAAACCTCGCTCCCCGTCGGAAAACCCCATCAGTTTCGTCCTTGTCTTGGTTCCTTCGGGCGCTGGGTGTGAATCAAAATTCTATTCGACACTCGGTGGACCAGCCAGAGTTTGAGGCACTTTCCCGAACCCGATCCCGGGTGAACCAACCCACAAACGGGGCTACCCTTGCCAGAGAAAACCCCACTCCTCTCGGCTTACTGGGGACGAAAAGTGTGAGGCGAACCACCAGCGCTCTATTTTCTCCCTCGATTTCCCAGCTCACTCCCAAAAGTGCCGTTTTGGAGGCAAAAGTTTTACCGAAATTCGCCCGCTTGCGCTCCgcttcggttccggttccggctcaAAGATCAATACCACGAGCATGCCGGTGTTCTCCGGTCGTCCGGTACACAGCGCCACGG encodes:
- the LOC128724750 gene encoding polycomb group protein Psc is translated as MVLLPPTTDVLRGGGALSVNTEITTEGTPPLKVPVPPPSMTLETKPPMISIVATATTTTPLTVSDVSAGTAASMLSAGGPLSPYRPSRVTLESVYPCITCNLCKGYLIDATTIVECLHSFCHSCIMKHLRTEQYCPQCEMMINKAKPNIKPDATLQAIVYKLVPGLYENELLQRRAFYRLHPEMAAFATPEQRGENTEYLIFSPSEKISLSLEYAEKELAEESEELLKAKYLLCPAVFSIALLKKFIIYKYGISERQFCVEIMYKVKTITLPDYYTLMDVAYIYTWKRDAPMKFYYRIRTTESNPVELPEVPLRRSPSLVTTGKQRSTTDEDEEDDKENVRDLARVGSEVVTLPSESDGNTSSSSSCCSSSTTNRRRLEETQPAEVATKSLPQDTLAVSPATPARKNESIKLKIGLNKNKYVSILASPQSDVPSNAGATASPGVGRPHKSQKAKRKRALAAAAAAAAGGALHQIEGNPRQLKIKIEKIKDVGLVSSSMSKREAKNAKKQHQLAMAAAAASAATGGAPYKVELSPGVRESSQDHERDSKRLHGSSKGSSSTPSSGKVKVKSPKSGKSSNSSGGTSSPEDVKHPIVLKIDQRSPDMATSTLKFGMPRKPAVVDKSSTPPPLPPSPPAAPAEVKKFTDEKSMFLNSFDLAPIKTEVSSEEASRQDRNSPPSGTVSPPTTTTTTTTAHSSTPPSTPPTTTTVAPSPTSGGQMKRKAKDTAGGTSRSASKKPKLSDDEMKAIVEKKVAENIRSPSEHLAPPMFIIPKVPPTGNATITPSGAGPAGGRQLSPPLQGNPNPPSVPSPPVSYPNRDSPRPFAFKTPAPPAPPPPPPPIVSASNIPAVKPSQQVLPAPIPQKPIVASQPAPAGASPKPRPSPPTVAQSVAGPVRRPTAPSKLPTSSTNSSQVQLNGGSGATTHSVPAGGGLNRLQKPLELKSAQSNPSINILPPPATSPPASIPTSILVHDTEISKLRPEDLKKNVKVYGPPTSVASVVEQQQSSKPGSGKPDGISFAVPQKMAPKSSSTAVATTGTGSAPTKPTTGGSATVQGVKARPVNYLNYAIFNTKAAAAGSRTPIPSYSTSSSSPSYSPDSPQYSPNLSNIGSKPFKYANPLAYNSHLQNMLNDRKTGPPSPPTSTITTIPVSSPSPPQQSVSPPAAPALARKRPASALSPDGPKSPESQPPAEKAAALLQQIQDPQIMSKIPSALTVSLSTAEEDMARQIARKRHEIDPKNNFIEILKLPEVPITEVKVTLSVMPPTTSNSVTTTIASAGSASSSPQDRRSSMAMKVTSALSGGVTMSTGQQQQQQQQLGGKPATAPLSTASVTSAIGGRGPSGVGASVPSSKAPASLPVSTNAATGTFQRKYMEAMVDKSMETKTPTPTTTGKQQPIKPPVVSRVSTTKAPTAANASTAATPTNSKFKLPNATVREDGSIKLNNYREVDLILKNIHSQKPAPVPAIGAATQNRMLPPQTPSTKVPSTTSPSASSVPITSRPIAINGRMTGPSQPINRPSAPTHSASSLGKAKTTTSPASSPASTTHMPSMASMGPMFDIQMKSDAIAATSGAVGGTPTKKTCPVSSTTGSGSSVGSLGTVPRRKYAPTNNSASLVPLVKPTPAPKITAAAVIAAAVAAAAASSSPSSPSPSPSPSSVSTASGPKGQLGASYADFITLHPQGSTTRHTQQSAAVAASVSAPISASVSAAASSYQNQNYSLNLVNDDYFSRQLAQNSLSHLYPVIMQQYMQRAAAGGIGPDSVTITASSIGTGRNSVSQNSLTVTAIPPGTSRAGASGRVGGAAGPNVSGPGGPRSGGAGSAGLNPATSRNNAS